From a single Rhodospirillales bacterium genomic region:
- a CDS encoding urea carboxylase-associated family protein — translation MRRRIAPRSGTAFRLGSGQRLTVIDPEGEQVSDLVSFNAADVREHLSSGRSIDYAGRLFLTAGDMLYSNRSTPMLRIIADEVGRHDFTLSPCSAEMFRKLYDDEQPPPGCQGNLEASLAPYGIAPDDIPVAFNVFMHVDIDGASGRIAVRPPLSKAGQSIAFEAMMDLVVGMTACSAGQSNNFRFKPIDYEISDGDSD, via the coding sequence ATGCGGCGGCGGATCGCGCCCCGTTCCGGCACCGCGTTTCGGTTGGGGAGCGGGCAGCGCCTCACCGTCATCGACCCGGAGGGGGAACAGGTTTCCGACCTGGTCAGCTTCAACGCCGCGGACGTTCGGGAGCATCTTTCGTCGGGACGGTCCATCGACTACGCCGGCCGACTGTTTCTGACCGCCGGCGACATGCTCTACTCTAATCGCTCGACCCCAATGCTGCGGATCATCGCCGACGAGGTCGGCCGTCACGATTTTACGTTGAGCCCGTGCTCGGCGGAGATGTTCCGTAAACTGTATGATGACGAGCAACCGCCTCCCGGATGCCAGGGCAACCTGGAGGCGTCGCTGGCGCCGTACGGCATTGCGCCGGACGACATTCCCGTTGCCTTCAACGTGTTCATGCACGTCGACATCGATGGCGCCAGCGGGCGGATCGCGGTGCGCCCGCCCCTCAGCAAGGCCGGCCAAAGCATCGCATTCGAGGCCATGATGGATCTGGTGGTGGGCATGACCGCATGCTCGGCGGGCCAGTCCAACAACTTTCGCTTCAAGCCCATTGACTATGAGATCAGCGACGGTGACAGCGACTGA
- a CDS encoding YqcI/YcgG family protein, producing the protein MDTDLKPKFEEFIRQSDFPCVGAKSALANGVLSVVNAARIDHAGDDRAIYAALVRFGRSVIDDAAIPQSLAVAFRGPLHLSETAFEDALWERLQSLHDLDMAGGVPWDEAVASDPAAPEFSMSVGGRAFFVVGLHPQAGRLARRFKHPVMVFNPHAQFERLRANGKYDRMRTVIRNRDRAVQGDVNPMVENFGSMSEARQYSGRIIDDAWQCPFSLKIASERKKAGALTKVS; encoded by the coding sequence ATGGACACCGACCTGAAGCCGAAGTTCGAGGAATTCATACGCCAGTCCGACTTTCCCTGCGTGGGGGCCAAGTCCGCTTTGGCCAACGGCGTGCTGTCGGTGGTGAACGCCGCAAGAATCGATCACGCGGGGGATGATCGTGCGATATATGCGGCTCTGGTCCGGTTCGGGCGATCCGTCATTGACGACGCGGCCATTCCGCAGTCGCTGGCCGTGGCGTTCCGCGGACCGCTACACCTGTCGGAGACGGCCTTCGAAGACGCGTTGTGGGAGCGGCTGCAGAGTCTGCATGATTTGGATATGGCGGGCGGGGTGCCTTGGGACGAAGCCGTCGCCTCCGATCCGGCGGCTCCCGAGTTTTCGATGAGCGTCGGCGGCCGCGCCTTCTTCGTCGTCGGCCTGCACCCGCAGGCAGGGCGATTGGCCCGCCGTTTCAAGCATCCGGTGATGGTGTTCAACCCGCACGCGCAGTTCGAGCGCTTGCGCGCCAACGGCAAGTACGATCGCATGCGGACGGTCATTCGCAACCGCGACCGAGCGGTGCAGGGCGATGTCAATCCGATGGTCGAGAACTTCGGAAGCATGTCGGAGGCCCGCCAGTACAGCGGCCGCATCATCGACGACGCTTGGCAATGCCCGTTCTCGTTGAAGATAGCCAGCGAGCGGAAGAAGGCCGGCGCATTGACGAAGGTGAGCTGA
- a CDS encoding TRAP transporter large permease subunit, with protein sequence MFAVVCGVLLLGFPVAFSLGGTALAFAFIGDAFGVFDLRLLGGLSSRYFGVMVNEVLVAVPLFVFMGVMLERARIAEQLLETMGMLFGRMRGGLGLSVVFVGMLLAASTGIVGATVVTMGLLSLPTMLKSGYDPKLATGIICASGTLGQIIPPSIVLVLLGDILQGAYAEAQRAVGNWAPEPVSVIDLFAGAFIPGMVLVAFYMGWILVKAVISPQSCPALVGEGVVVEHVGRRVLTVLLPPAILMLAVLGSILGGVATPTEAAAVGSIGALFLAGRTRSATGGKPRRHGLFDSQGDMPIYVAGICLVGQIMVTSFLDLRMQRNVLPTLDVIAFLAAVIMCVGVFWGLVVSLWRVYASGVLQEVMRSTLMISSMVFVILLGASVFSLVFRGFGGDTLVADVLKEMPGGAFGAMLAVMLVMFLLGFFLDFIEIIFVVVPIVGPILLQMDINPIWFGVMVAINLQTSFLTPPFGFALFYLRGVAPPSVSTMAIYRGIVPFVVIQLAALAVLAAFPELATWLPKALFR encoded by the coding sequence ATGTTCGCCGTCGTCTGCGGCGTGCTGCTGCTCGGCTTTCCGGTAGCGTTCTCGCTGGGCGGCACCGCGCTTGCTTTCGCCTTCATCGGCGACGCGTTCGGCGTGTTCGACCTCCGCCTGCTCGGTGGCCTGTCGTCCCGCTACTTCGGGGTCATGGTCAACGAGGTGCTGGTCGCGGTGCCGCTGTTCGTGTTCATGGGGGTGATGCTGGAGCGAGCGAGGATCGCGGAACAGCTTCTGGAAACCATGGGCATGCTGTTCGGCCGGATGCGCGGCGGGCTCGGGCTATCGGTGGTGTTCGTCGGCATGCTGCTCGCCGCGTCGACGGGAATCGTCGGCGCCACGGTGGTGACCATGGGCCTCTTGTCGTTGCCGACAATGCTCAAGTCCGGGTACGACCCGAAGCTGGCGACCGGGATCATCTGCGCCTCCGGCACCCTGGGTCAGATCATTCCCCCGTCGATCGTGCTGGTGTTGTTGGGCGACATCCTGCAAGGCGCCTATGCGGAGGCTCAGCGCGCGGTCGGCAACTGGGCGCCGGAGCCGGTTTCGGTCATCGATCTGTTCGCCGGCGCCTTCATCCCGGGCATGGTGCTGGTGGCGTTCTACATGGGGTGGATCCTCGTCAAGGCGGTGATCAGCCCCCAATCCTGCCCGGCGCTGGTGGGCGAGGGCGTAGTGGTCGAGCACGTGGGCCGGCGGGTGCTGACCGTGCTGCTGCCGCCCGCGATCCTCATGCTCGCCGTGCTTGGCTCGATCCTCGGCGGCGTCGCGACCCCCACCGAGGCCGCCGCCGTCGGCTCCATCGGCGCGCTGTTCCTGGCCGGACGCACCCGCTCTGCCACCGGCGGTAAACCGCGGCGGCACGGCCTGTTCGACTCCCAGGGCGACATGCCGATCTATGTCGCCGGCATTTGCCTTGTCGGCCAGATCATGGTGACCAGCTTTCTGGATCTGCGCATGCAGCGCAACGTGCTGCCGACCCTTGACGTCATTGCCTTCCTGGCGGCGGTGATAATGTGTGTCGGCGTCTTCTGGGGGCTGGTGGTGTCGCTGTGGCGGGTCTACGCCTCGGGAGTGCTGCAGGAGGTCATGCGCTCCACGCTGATGATCAGTTCCATGGTGTTCGTGATCCTGCTCGGCGCGTCGGTGTTCTCGCTGGTGTTCCGCGGCTTCGGCGGCGACACCCTGGTCGCCGACGTGTTGAAGGAAATGCCGGGCGGCGCCTTCGGCGCAATGCTGGCGGTGATGCTTGTGATGTTCCTGCTCGGGTTTTTCCTGGACTTCATCGAGATCATCTTCGTGGTGGTGCCGATCGTCGGCCCGATCCTGCTGCAGATGGACATCAACCCGATCTGGTTCGGGGTGATGGTGGCGATCAACCTGCAGACCAGCTTCCTCACCCCGCCGTTCGGCTTCGCGTTGTTCTATCTCCGTGGCGTGGCCCCGCCGAGCGTCTCGACCATGGCCATCTACCGCGGCATCGTGCCGTTCGTCGTCATCCAGCTTGCGGCGCTGGCCGTGCTCGCCGCGTTTCCCGAACTCGCCACGTGGCTTCCCAAGGCGCTGTTCCGGTAG
- a CDS encoding TRAP transporter small permease subunit, whose product MVLVAFVVVVMRYVFSVGFVWLQESYVWMHGVVFMVGAGYTLLKEGHVRVDIVYRDASQRYKAWIDLGGALLLLAPMIGMVAYEAWPYVVDSWSRLEESREAGGLQGLYLLKTVILVFCLAVGLQGLSLALRSTLVLAGRTEFATSSDRDT is encoded by the coding sequence ATGGTGCTGGTGGCGTTCGTCGTGGTGGTGATGCGCTACGTGTTCAGCGTCGGATTCGTGTGGCTGCAGGAATCCTATGTGTGGATGCACGGCGTCGTGTTCATGGTCGGCGCCGGCTACACGCTCCTCAAGGAAGGGCACGTGCGCGTCGACATCGTCTACCGCGACGCCTCGCAACGTTACAAGGCGTGGATCGATCTGGGCGGCGCGTTGCTGTTGTTGGCGCCGATGATCGGCATGGTCGCCTATGAGGCCTGGCCCTATGTCGTCGATTCCTGGAGCCGCCTGGAAGAGTCCCGCGAGGCCGGCGGCCTGCAGGGTCTCTACCTCCTGAAAACGGTGATCCTGGTGTTCTGCCTCGCCGTGGGACTGCAGGGTCTGTCGCTGGCGCTGCGCTCGACGTTGGTCCTGGCCGGCCGTACCGAATTCGCGACGTCGTCCGATCGGGACACGTGA
- the parC gene encoding DNA topoisomerase IV subunit A — protein sequence MTELTPGGVESVRLADALSQRYLSYALSTIVSRSLPDVRDGLKPVHRRLLYAMRQLRLDPDAGFKKCARVVGDVIGKFHPHGDSAVYDALVRLAQDFAARYPLVDGQGNFGNVDGDNAAAMRYTEARLTTVAQMLLEGIDEDAVDFRATYDGEDQEPVVLPGRFPNLLANGSAGIAVGMATNIPPHNVAEICDALQHLIKHPNAGVDTLVRHIRGPDFPTGGVLVESSDAIAEAYRTGRGSFRVRARWQVEKGSHGLWWIVVTEIPYQVQKSRLIEKIAELLAARRLPLLDDVRDESTEEVRVVLEPKSRSADPAALMEQMFRLTELETRFGLNMNVLDGGIEPRVMDLCEVLRAFLDHRHEVLVRRSRHRLAKIERRLEILDGFLVIYLNLDEVIRIVREEDDPKAALMARFYLTETQAESVLNMRLRQLRKLEEIEIRKEHQALSAERADLEGLLADEGRRWKAIATDIAEVRKAFGPDTALGRRRTDIGGPPAALTVPMEALVEREPITVLCSEKGWIRAMRGHAVDLAKVTYKEGDRSRFIVPAQTTDKLLCLATNGRFYTLPCDRLPGGRGQGEPLRLMIDLPDPHQPLALFVHEPGRRLLVASDRGRGFVVEEDEVVAQTRNGKQVLNVDANEEAAICAFIKPGDDAVAIIGANRKLLVFGLDEVPVMIRGKGVILQRYTKGEVSDLVTFERAQGLSWRAGGGTRTETALDAWIGKRGQSGQKAPRGFPLANRFH from the coding sequence ATGACCGAACTGACTCCCGGCGGCGTCGAGAGCGTCCGCCTCGCGGACGCCTTGTCACAGCGCTATCTCTCCTACGCGCTGTCGACCATCGTTTCCCGCTCGCTTCCGGACGTACGCGACGGGCTCAAGCCGGTGCACCGGCGACTGCTCTACGCCATGCGCCAGCTTCGCCTCGATCCCGACGCCGGCTTCAAGAAGTGCGCGCGGGTGGTCGGCGACGTGATCGGCAAGTTCCATCCGCACGGCGACAGCGCGGTCTACGACGCCCTGGTGCGCCTCGCCCAGGACTTCGCGGCGCGCTACCCGCTGGTCGACGGCCAGGGCAACTTCGGCAACGTCGACGGCGACAACGCAGCGGCCATGCGCTACACGGAGGCTCGCCTCACGACAGTGGCGCAGATGCTGCTGGAGGGCATCGACGAGGACGCGGTGGATTTCCGCGCCACCTACGATGGGGAAGATCAGGAGCCGGTGGTCCTGCCGGGGCGGTTTCCCAACCTGCTCGCCAACGGCTCGGCCGGCATCGCCGTCGGCATGGCGACCAACATCCCGCCCCACAACGTCGCCGAGATCTGCGACGCCCTGCAGCACCTCATCAAGCACCCCAACGCCGGCGTCGACACCCTGGTCCGCCACATCCGCGGCCCCGACTTCCCCACCGGCGGCGTTCTGGTCGAATCGAGCGACGCCATCGCCGAAGCCTATCGCACCGGCCGCGGCTCGTTCCGGGTGCGCGCCCGCTGGCAGGTGGAGAAGGGAAGCCACGGCCTGTGGTGGATCGTCGTCACCGAGATCCCCTACCAGGTGCAGAAGTCGCGGCTGATCGAGAAGATCGCCGAGTTGTTGGCGGCGCGGCGGTTGCCGCTTCTCGACGACGTCCGCGACGAATCGACCGAGGAAGTGCGGGTGGTGCTGGAACCCAAGAGCCGCAGCGCCGATCCGGCGGCGCTGATGGAGCAGATGTTTCGGCTGACCGAACTGGAGACCCGCTTCGGCCTCAACATGAACGTCCTCGACGGCGGCATCGAGCCGCGCGTGATGGACCTCTGCGAGGTGCTGCGGGCGTTCCTCGACCACCGCCATGAGGTGCTGGTCCGTCGCAGCCGCCATCGTCTCGCCAAGATCGAGCGGCGTCTCGAGATCCTCGACGGCTTTCTCGTCATCTACCTCAATCTCGACGAGGTGATCCGCATCGTCCGCGAGGAGGACGATCCCAAGGCGGCATTGATGGCGCGCTTCTATCTGACGGAAACACAGGCCGAGTCCGTTCTCAACATGCGCCTCCGTCAGTTGCGGAAGCTGGAGGAGATCGAGATCCGCAAGGAGCATCAGGCGCTGTCGGCGGAGCGCGCCGACCTGGAGGGGCTGCTCGCCGACGAGGGGCGGCGCTGGAAGGCGATCGCGACGGATATTGCCGAAGTGCGGAAGGCGTTCGGCCCGGACACAGCATTAGGCCGGCGCCGAACCGACATCGGCGGGCCGCCGGCGGCGCTGACGGTGCCGATGGAGGCTCTGGTCGAGCGGGAGCCGATCACCGTTCTGTGCTCGGAAAAGGGCTGGATCCGGGCGATGAGGGGTCACGCCGTCGACCTCGCCAAGGTGACCTACAAGGAGGGCGATCGCAGCCGCTTCATCGTGCCGGCTCAGACCACCGACAAGCTCCTTTGCCTCGCCACCAACGGCCGCTTCTACACGCTTCCCTGCGACCGCCTGCCGGGCGGGCGCGGCCAGGGCGAGCCGCTCAGGCTGATGATCGACCTTCCGGATCCGCATCAGCCGCTGGCGCTGTTCGTACACGAGCCCGGCCGGCGCTTGTTGGTCGCCAGCGACCGCGGCCGCGGCTTCGTGGTGGAGGAGGACGAGGTCGTCGCCCAGACCCGCAACGGCAAGCAGGTGCTGAACGTCGATGCCAACGAAGAGGCGGCCATCTGCGCGTTCATCAAGCCGGGTGACGATGCCGTCGCCATCATCGGCGCCAACCGCAAGCTCCTGGTATTCGGTCTCGACGAGGTGCCGGTGATGATCCGCGGCAAGGGCGTGATCCTGCAGCGTTACACCAAGGGCGAGGTTTCGGATCTGGTCACGTTCGAGCGCGCACAAGGCCTGTCCTGGCGCGCCGGCGGCGGCACCCGTACCGAAACGGCGCTCGATGCGTGGATCGGCAAGCGCGGCCAATCGGGGCAGAAGGCGCCGCGCGGCTTCCCGCTCGCCAACCGTTTCCACTGA
- the recO gene encoding DNA repair protein RecO: protein MEWIDDAIVLSARRYGESAALVMLLSRDHGRHAGLVRGYGGRRNRGVLTPGNGVRARWRGRVADMLGSFTLEPTSAVAAGLLGEPDRLAALAAACAILESALAEREPHPRAFDDLAALVAALASERQWAEAYVIWEVRLLAELGFGLDLTRCAVTGAGGDLAYVSPRTGRAVSLVAAGPWRDRLLALPAFLVAGGAAASDEEVLAGLTLTAHFLQRHVYGALTNGMSRSPSRPPELPPARRLMMDRIAGRVSRAGC, encoded by the coding sequence ATGGAGTGGATCGACGACGCGATCGTCTTGTCGGCACGACGTTACGGAGAATCCGCGGCCCTGGTGATGCTGTTGTCGCGGGACCACGGGCGCCATGCCGGCCTGGTGCGCGGCTACGGCGGCCGCCGCAACCGCGGCGTCCTCACCCCGGGCAACGGGGTTCGGGCGCGCTGGCGAGGGCGCGTGGCCGACATGCTCGGCAGCTTCACGCTGGAGCCCACCAGCGCGGTCGCCGCCGGACTGCTCGGGGAGCCGGATCGGCTGGCCGCGCTGGCGGCGGCGTGCGCGATCTTGGAGTCGGCGTTGGCGGAACGGGAGCCTCATCCGCGCGCCTTCGATGACCTCGCGGCGCTGGTCGCGGCGCTCGCCTCCGAGCGGCAGTGGGCAGAGGCGTATGTGATCTGGGAGGTCCGGCTGCTTGCGGAACTCGGCTTCGGGCTCGACCTGACGCGCTGCGCAGTGACCGGCGCCGGCGGCGATCTTGCCTATGTGTCGCCGCGGACCGGTCGCGCCGTGTCGCTGGTGGCAGCCGGCCCGTGGCGGGATCGGCTGCTGGCGCTCCCCGCCTTCCTGGTCGCCGGGGGGGCGGCGGCGAGCGACGAGGAGGTGCTGGCCGGATTGACCCTCACGGCCCACTTCCTGCAGCGGCATGTTTACGGCGCGTTGACCAACGGCATGTCGCGGTCCCCGTCGCGTCCTCCCGAGTTGCCGCCGGCGCGTCGCCTGATGATGGACCGCATCGCCGGCCGCGTGAGCCGCGCAGGCTGCTAG
- the era gene encoding GTPase Era, with the protein MKTPERQQELETRCGFVAVLGAPNVGKSTLVNRLVGTKVSIVSPKVQTTRSRILGIVLSGDAQLVLIDTPGIFQPRRRLDRAMVAAAWSGAADADDTMLVVDSVAGVDADTRRIVEAMAQRRRPAVLVLNKVDRVDKRRLLALSAELAATGIFSDTFMVSALSGDGVPDLLAHLVAHLRPGPWLFPEDQVSDMPLRLLAAEIVREKLYLQLRQELPYASAVETEQWTDQEDGSVRIHQVIYVARANHKGIILGRGGSRIKAIGEAARRELEDMLERRVHLFLYVKVRDWSEDPERYRDIGLDFRA; encoded by the coding sequence ATGAAGACGCCTGAACGACAGCAAGAGCTGGAAACGCGGTGCGGGTTCGTCGCCGTCCTCGGCGCCCCCAACGTCGGCAAATCGACGCTGGTCAACAGGCTGGTCGGGACAAAGGTCTCGATCGTCTCGCCAAAGGTGCAGACGACCCGCTCGCGCATCCTCGGCATTGTCCTCTCCGGCGACGCGCAGCTGGTGCTGATCGACACGCCGGGCATCTTTCAGCCGCGGCGGCGCCTCGACCGGGCCATGGTGGCCGCGGCGTGGAGCGGCGCTGCCGATGCGGACGATACGATGCTGGTGGTCGACAGCGTCGCCGGCGTCGATGCCGACACCCGCCGCATCGTCGAAGCTATGGCGCAGCGCCGACGGCCGGCGGTCCTGGTCCTGAACAAGGTCGATCGGGTGGACAAGCGCCGCTTGCTGGCGCTTTCGGCCGAACTGGCGGCTACCGGCATCTTCAGTGACACGTTCATGGTCTCGGCGCTGAGCGGCGATGGCGTCCCGGATCTCCTGGCCCACCTGGTGGCGCACCTGCGGCCAGGCCCGTGGCTGTTCCCCGAGGATCAGGTCTCCGACATGCCGCTCCGTCTGTTGGCGGCGGAGATCGTCCGCGAAAAGCTGTATCTTCAGCTGCGCCAGGAGCTGCCGTACGCCTCTGCCGTCGAGACCGAGCAGTGGACCGACCAGGAGGACGGCAGCGTCCGTATCCATCAGGTCATCTATGTGGCGCGCGCCAACCACAAGGGCATCATCCTCGGCCGCGGAGGGAGCCGCATCAAGGCAATCGGCGAGGCAGCGCGCCGCGAGCTCGAGGACATGCTCGAGCGTCGCGTCCACCTGTTCCTCTACGTCAAGGTGCGGGATTGGAGCGAGGACCCGGAGCGCTATCGCGACATCGGGCTCGATTTCCGCGCCTGA
- the rnc gene encoding ribonuclease III, with protein MIGEETASDDRASRTGDLEARLGHRFRDPRLLQLALTHSSVVGNARSNERLEFLGDRVLGLVVAHLLFESFPHEAEGALARRHAALVRRQALARVAEDIGLGACLALSRGEEDGGGRTNPGLLADACEAVLAALFIDGGLDAADGFVRRHWQQLMEESLKPPMDPKTALQEWAQGRGLPLPRYREVGREGPAHAPCFSVEVQVAGLGIERASGASKRLAEKAAARACLDRIMANEDA; from the coding sequence ATGATCGGCGAAGAGACCGCGAGCGACGACCGCGCCAGCCGCACGGGCGATCTTGAAGCGAGGCTCGGCCATCGCTTTCGGGATCCGCGCCTTCTCCAGCTCGCGCTGACCCATTCCAGCGTCGTCGGCAACGCCCGCTCCAACGAACGGCTCGAGTTCCTCGGGGACCGGGTGCTGGGGCTGGTGGTGGCGCACCTGCTCTTCGAAAGCTTCCCGCACGAGGCCGAGGGAGCGCTTGCGCGCCGCCATGCCGCCCTGGTCCGCCGGCAAGCGTTGGCCCGGGTGGCTGAAGACATCGGGCTCGGTGCCTGCCTTGCGTTGTCCCGCGGCGAGGAGGACGGCGGCGGCCGCACCAATCCAGGCCTGCTCGCCGACGCCTGCGAAGCGGTGCTCGCAGCGCTGTTCATCGACGGCGGCCTCGACGCAGCCGATGGGTTCGTCAGGCGACACTGGCAACAACTGATGGAAGAATCACTGAAGCCGCCGATGGATCCCAAGACGGCGCTCCAGGAGTGGGCGCAGGGACGGGGCCTGCCGCTGCCGCGCTACCGGGAGGTCGGCCGCGAAGGGCCGGCCCATGCGCCGTGCTTCTCCGTCGAGGTCCAAGTGGCGGGACTCGGGATTGAACGGGCGAGCGGCGCCTCCAAGCGCCTCGCCGAGAAGGCGGCGGCGCGGGCTTGCCTGGATCGGATCATGGCCAATGAAGACGCCTGA
- the lepB gene encoding signal peptidase I, translating into MSKRSGQGFIELIKTVVYAVLIALVVRTFAYEPFSIPSGSMIPTLLVGDYLFVSKFSYGYSRYSLPLGLPLLSGRVLDTPPQRGDVVVFKLPTDNATDYIKRIIGLPGDRIQLINGILNINGEPVERIDAGDYEVVGPFGNMRNFQRYVEVLPGGRRHFIIEDGDDSPFDNTDVYTVPEGHYFAMGDNRDSSRDSRFRNEVGFVPYDNLVGRAEFIFFSVDGEVWKVWEWFRTLRVDRIFDSIE; encoded by the coding sequence ATGTCCAAGCGGAGCGGCCAAGGCTTCATCGAGCTGATCAAGACCGTCGTCTACGCGGTGCTGATCGCGCTGGTGGTGCGCACGTTCGCATACGAGCCGTTCAGCATTCCGTCCGGTTCGATGATCCCGACCCTGCTCGTCGGCGACTATCTGTTCGTCTCCAAGTTCTCCTACGGCTACAGCCGCTACTCCCTGCCGCTCGGCCTGCCGCTGTTGTCGGGGCGGGTTCTGGATACGCCGCCGCAGCGAGGCGACGTCGTCGTTTTCAAGTTGCCGACCGACAACGCCACCGACTACATCAAGCGGATCATCGGGTTGCCCGGCGACCGGATCCAACTGATCAACGGCATCCTCAATATCAACGGCGAGCCGGTCGAGCGCATTGACGCCGGCGATTACGAAGTCGTGGGCCCGTTCGGCAACATGCGCAACTTCCAGCGGTACGTCGAAGTGCTGCCGGGCGGCCGCAGGCATTTCATCATTGAAGACGGCGACGACAGCCCGTTCGACAACACCGACGTCTACACCGTGCCGGAGGGCCATTACTTCGCCATGGGCGACAACCGCGACAGTTCCCGCGACAGTCGCTTCCGCAACGAAGTGGGGTTCGTTCCGTACGACAATTTGGTCGGCCGGGCGGAGTTCATTTTCTTTTCGGTCGACGGAGAGGTATGGAAAGTGTGGGAGTGGTTTCGCACGCTCCGGGTCGATCGCATTTTTGACAGCATCGAATGA